Proteins from a genomic interval of Thermoanaerobacterium thermosaccharolyticum DSM 571:
- the hemB gene encoding porphobilinogen synthase, with protein MELLKRPRRLRANEVIRRMVKETSISVDDLIYPMFVVPGENIKEEIDVMPGVYRYSVDNLVKEVKEVYDLKIPAVLLFGIPSKKDELGSEAYDDDGIVQKAVKSIKESIPQMIVITDVCMCEYTSHGHCGIIRNGYVQNDETVSYIAKIALSHVKAGADIVAPSDMMDGRIKAIRNILDENGYVNTPIISYSAKYASAFYGPFREAANSAPQFGDRKSYQMDPANSDEALREISLDIDEGADIIMVKPALPYLDIIRRAKDTFNVPIAAYNVSGEYSMIKAASQMGYINEKSTVLESLTGIKRAGADIIITYFAKDVAKWLTIL; from the coding sequence ATGGAATTACTAAAAAGGCCTAGGAGGCTTAGAGCAAATGAAGTTATAAGAAGAATGGTAAAGGAAACGTCTATAAGCGTAGATGATTTGATATATCCTATGTTTGTTGTGCCCGGTGAAAATATAAAAGAAGAAATTGATGTAATGCCTGGAGTCTATCGTTATTCTGTAGATAACCTTGTAAAAGAGGTCAAAGAAGTATATGATTTAAAAATACCAGCCGTCCTGCTTTTTGGCATACCATCAAAGAAAGATGAATTAGGTTCTGAAGCATATGATGATGATGGGATCGTACAAAAAGCTGTAAAATCTATAAAGGAGTCAATTCCGCAAATGATTGTCATAACTGATGTATGTATGTGCGAGTATACAAGCCACGGGCATTGTGGAATTATAAGGAACGGCTATGTACAAAATGACGAGACAGTTTCATACATCGCAAAAATAGCATTGTCACACGTCAAGGCAGGTGCAGACATTGTAGCCCCATCAGACATGATGGATGGACGCATAAAAGCAATAAGAAATATCTTAGATGAAAATGGTTATGTAAATACGCCAATAATATCCTACAGCGCTAAATATGCATCGGCATTCTATGGTCCTTTCAGAGAAGCAGCCAATTCAGCACCTCAATTTGGAGATAGGAAGTCATACCAAATGGATCCTGCAAACTCTGACGAAGCTTTAAGAGAAATTTCACTTGACATAGACGAAGGTGCTGACATAATAATGGTTAAACCTGCACTGCCGTATCTTGATATAATAAGAAGAGCAAAAGACACATTCAATGTCCCTATCGCAGCATACAACGTAAGCGGTGAATACTCAATGATAAAAGCCGCATCTCAGATGGGCTATATAAACGAAAAATCTACAGTTTTAGAATCTTTGACAGGAATAAAAAGAGCAGGCGCCGATATCATAATAACGTACTTTGCTAAGGATGTTGCAAAATGGCTTACTATCCTATAA
- a CDS encoding sulfate adenylyltransferase subunit 1 produces the protein MLKFRETLKIVVVGHVDHGKSTVIGRLLYDTKSLPEGAIEKVKRISKETGKPFEYAYLLDAFEEEQKQGITIDTTQIQFHTKKRDYVIIDAPGHVEFLKNMISGAANAEAALLVIDANEGVREQSKRHGYILSLLGIKKVYVLVNKMDLIDYSEEKFLDVKSDMDTFLKSINVFPQKYIPVSAFYGENIALRSKKMPWYKGDTVLDALDIFEKDKDIIDKPLRLPIQDVYKFDNRRIIAGRIESGVLNVGDEIVIYPSKRTSKIKTIEYWQEKDKTTKVEAGMSVGITLFDEFFYKRGEFITRKDDEAPLVGDTFKANIFWMGEKRLTMNKRYKLKLVTQETECEIAAINKAIDASTLFSNDNAKEVNTNEVAEVVIKTKDKICFDEFRNNHVTGRFVIVDGYDISGGGIINGLEILDVANKFVKENVELPITCFDEYYYLIPYNEIKKVAVERKSYKIGDKLPINGDTYYYPDNFDVIDLNNELSALIRDGKLVDLINLNDYKYEGYPVYSSDGFLARVKNQDDFINFKNDFKESKYDLVDFANKWYDPIANKRIVYKAV, from the coding sequence ATGCTTAAGTTTAGGGAGACTCTTAAGATTGTTGTTGTGGGTCACGTTGATCACGGAAAGTCGACAGTTATCGGAAGGCTTTTATACGATACAAAGTCATTGCCGGAGGGGGCAATTGAAAAAGTAAAGAGAATATCAAAAGAAACTGGTAAGCCATTTGAATATGCGTATTTATTAGATGCTTTTGAAGAGGAACAAAAACAAGGTATAACCATCGATACAACGCAAATTCAATTTCATACAAAAAAAAGAGATTACGTAATAATAGATGCACCGGGACATGTAGAATTTTTAAAAAATATGATATCTGGTGCAGCTAATGCAGAAGCTGCGTTACTTGTTATCGACGCCAATGAAGGTGTAAGAGAACAGTCAAAAAGGCATGGATACATTCTTTCATTGCTGGGCATAAAAAAAGTTTATGTTCTAGTTAATAAAATGGACTTAATAGATTATTCGGAAGAAAAATTTTTAGATGTAAAAAGCGATATGGATACCTTTTTAAAAAGCATTAATGTCTTTCCACAAAAATATATACCCGTATCCGCTTTTTATGGTGAGAATATAGCTTTAAGGTCAAAAAAAATGCCGTGGTATAAAGGTGACACAGTCTTAGATGCTTTAGATATTTTTGAAAAGGATAAAGATATAATCGATAAACCACTGAGGTTACCTATACAAGACGTTTATAAATTTGACAATAGAAGGATTATTGCTGGCAGGATAGAATCTGGCGTACTTAATGTGGGAGATGAAATAGTAATATATCCAAGTAAAAGAACGTCTAAAATAAAAACCATCGAATACTGGCAAGAAAAAGACAAGACGACAAAAGTTGAAGCGGGAATGTCAGTCGGAATTACGCTTTTTGATGAGTTTTTTTATAAAAGGGGAGAATTTATAACCCGCAAGGATGATGAGGCTCCACTGGTAGGAGATACGTTTAAGGCGAATATATTCTGGATGGGTGAAAAAAGGCTGACAATGAATAAAAGATATAAACTTAAATTAGTTACACAAGAGACAGAATGTGAAATAGCCGCAATTAACAAAGCTATAGATGCTTCTACGCTTTTTTCCAATGACAACGCAAAAGAAGTAAATACTAATGAAGTCGCTGAAGTTGTGATAAAGACTAAAGATAAAATTTGTTTTGATGAATTTAGAAATAATCATGTAACAGGGAGATTTGTTATTGTAGATGGTTATGATATAAGTGGTGGGGGAATTATAAATGGCCTAGAGATTTTAGATGTAGCAAATAAATTTGTAAAAGAAAATGTGGAACTTCCAATAACCTGCTTTGATGAATATTATTATTTAATACCATACAACGAGATAAAGAAAGTAGCTGTTGAAAGAAAATCTTATAAAATAGGTGATAAGTTACCTATAAATGGAGACACATATTATTACCCTGATAATTTTGATGTTATTGACTTAAATAATGAGCTATCTGCCTTAATAAGGGATGGTAAACTGGTTGATTTAATCAATTTAAATGACTATAAGTATGAAGGTTATCCTGTATATAGCAGTGATGGATTTTTGGCAAGGGTAAAAAATCAAGATGATTT
- a CDS encoding 4Fe-4S binding protein — translation MIFNDDLIKTLKDGGFIKQKQKDYYSIRIRVVAGNITAEQMRKVSELAEKYGRGYVTFTVRLGIEIPWVHYSKLQEVKEEVERIGLAMAGCGPRVRPIVACKGTICPYGLIDTQGLAKKLDDEFFPTPGFPHKFKMGISGCPNNCTKPQFNDIGFQGQVEPELSEDLCTGCGLCADVCDVKAITIKDNLARRDDDKCIYCGSCIRVCPMDAWKRKRNGVAVFVGGKFGKKYNFGYHIADLVDVEKIPNIIEKTMNFYKSNGISKERLYDTINRIGLENFKKEILEDENIK, via the coding sequence ATGATTTTCAATGATGATTTAATAAAAACATTAAAAGATGGTGGATTTATTAAACAAAAGCAAAAAGATTACTATTCAATAAGAATAAGAGTGGTCGCCGGCAATATTACCGCTGAACAGATGAGAAAAGTATCTGAACTTGCTGAAAAATACGGTAGGGGATATGTTACATTTACAGTAAGGCTCGGTATAGAGATTCCATGGGTTCACTATTCCAAATTACAAGAGGTAAAAGAAGAAGTTGAGAGAATTGGACTTGCAATGGCTGGCTGTGGACCAAGAGTAAGACCGATTGTAGCCTGCAAAGGTACTATTTGCCCATATGGATTAATTGATACGCAAGGTTTAGCAAAAAAACTCGATGACGAGTTCTTTCCAACACCTGGTTTCCCTCATAAATTTAAGATGGGAATTTCAGGTTGCCCTAATAATTGTACGAAACCTCAATTTAATGATATCGGATTTCAAGGGCAGGTAGAGCCTGAACTTAGTGAGGATTTATGCACAGGTTGCGGACTATGCGCAGACGTCTGTGACGTGAAAGCAATTACGATTAAAGACAATTTAGCCAGAAGAGACGATGATAAATGTATTTATTGCGGTTCATGCATTAGAGTGTGCCCAATGGATGCATGGAAGAGAAAAAGAAACGGCGTAGCAGTTTTTGTGGGCGGCAAGTTTGGCAAAAAGTACAACTTTGGGTACCATATTGCAGACCTTGTTGATGTAGAAAAAATACCAAACATTATTGAGAAAACAATGAATTTTTACAAAAGCAATGGGATCAGCAAAGAAAGGCTTTATGACACAATAAATAGAATTGGACTTGAAAATTTCAAAAAAGAAATTTTAGAAGATGAAAATATAAAGTGA
- a CDS encoding sulfurtransferase TusA family protein: MKDIKADSFIDITDVVCPITFVKAKVAIEELEDGQILEVRMNEGEPIKNVPSSFKDEGHKILNVINNRDGTYTIFVKKGGLVNEV; encoded by the coding sequence ATGAAAGATATAAAAGCTGACAGTTTTATAGATATAACTGATGTAGTATGCCCTATTACTTTTGTCAAAGCAAAGGTGGCTATAGAAGAATTAGAAGATGGGCAAATCCTTGAAGTAAGAATGAATGAAGGAGAGCCGATTAAGAACGTACCATCCAGCTTTAAAGATGAAGGACATAAAATATTAAATGTTATAAATAACCGAGATGGGACATATACGATATTTGTTAAAAAGGGAGGCCTTGTCAATGAGGTTTAA
- a CDS encoding M67 family metallopeptidase, which produces MIILSRNDYEKILNHAKKESPIEACGLLAGIVDGEKKFVKEVRLLTNIDRSPEHFSMDPKEQFEALKHFRENKFVLIGNFHSHPQSPARPSEEDKRLAFDSKLSYLILSLMDKKNPVLKSFIIEYGNSYEEDILIED; this is translated from the coding sequence ATGATAATACTGTCAAGGAATGATTATGAAAAAATATTAAATCATGCAAAGAAAGAAAGTCCTATTGAGGCATGTGGTTTACTTGCAGGAATAGTAGATGGTGAAAAGAAATTTGTTAAGGAAGTTCGTTTACTGACTAATATAGATAGAAGTCCTGAGCACTTTTCAATGGATCCGAAAGAACAATTTGAGGCTTTGAAGCATTTCAGAGAAAACAAATTTGTGCTTATCGGGAATTTCCATAGCCACCCCCAATCACCGGCGAGACCTTCTGAAGAAGACAAAAGATTGGCATTTGATAGTAAACTCAGCTATTTAATATTGTCACTGATGGACAAAAAAAACCCTGTCTTAAAGAGTTTCATAATTGAGTATGGGAATAGCTATGAAGAAGATATTTTAATTGAAGATTAA
- a CDS encoding precorrin-2 dehydrogenase/sirohydrochlorin ferrochelatase family protein, which yields MAYYPIMLNITNKKCLVIGGGNVAYRKILSLLEFGGTVTAIAPKFIKDIWELSKNNRIELIDRKYQKNDVQNYNLVIVATNDKMLNKEISKECIDNNIPVNVVDDKELSTFITPSVIRRGDLTISISTNGKSPLLSRRIREMLENVIVEEFCGLISELSSTRVKLKSSSMSLDEKIKLYDDIIRKSNLLKRDDK from the coding sequence ATGGCTTACTATCCTATAATGTTAAATATCACAAATAAAAAATGCCTTGTAATCGGTGGTGGTAATGTAGCATATAGAAAGATATTGTCTTTACTTGAATTTGGTGGCACTGTTACAGCTATAGCACCCAAATTCATCAAAGATATTTGGGAACTGTCTAAAAACAACAGAATAGAATTAATAGATCGAAAATACCAAAAGAACGACGTTCAAAATTACAATTTAGTAATTGTTGCAACCAATGACAAAATGCTTAACAAAGAAATATCAAAAGAATGCATAGATAACAATATACCTGTAAATGTCGTTGATGATAAAGAGCTTTCAACATTTATAACCCCGTCTGTTATAAGAAGAGGTGATCTTACTATATCAATATCAACAAATGGCAAAAGTCCCTTATTGTCAAGAAGAATAAGGGAAATGCTCGAAAATGTAATTGTAGAGGAATTTTGCGGTCTAATATCCGAACTAAGCAGCACAAGAGTTAAACTTAAGTCATCGTCTATGTCGCTTGACGAAAAAATCAAATTATACGATGATATAATAAGAAAAAGCAATCTTTTAAAAAGGGATGATAAATGA
- the hemL gene encoding glutamate-1-semialdehyde 2,1-aminomutase, which yields MMNHEISKKLFDKAKKLMPGGVNSPVRAFKSVGINPPFIKRGYGSHIEDVDGNTYIDYVLSWGPLILGHCNTRIVNALKNQLENGTSFGACTEIEVKLAEKIKSAVPSVEVIRMVNSGTEATMSAIRLARGYTGRDIIVKFEGCYHGHSDGLLIKAGSGALTFGTPDSKGVTNETAKNTIIAKYNDSDLIVEIFKKYGENIAAVIVEPVAGNMGTVPPKEGFLKTLREVTESYGSLLIFDEVMTGFRVSFSCAQGLYGINPDITTFGKIIGGGLPVGAYGGREDIMRLISPDGPVYQAGTLSGNPLAMVAGYETLNVLSEDPSIYDELDKKADRLCKGLKNSMEQNGIDVKINRVGTMMCMFFSDCDVYDFKTATKSNTDMFAKYFNAMLKRGIYLPPSQYETFFLSTAHTDEDIDKTIEASFEAAKEILWQ from the coding sequence ATGATGAATCACGAAATATCGAAAAAACTTTTTGATAAAGCTAAAAAACTTATGCCTGGCGGTGTAAATAGCCCTGTAAGAGCGTTTAAATCTGTTGGAATAAATCCACCGTTTATAAAAAGAGGATATGGCAGCCATATAGAAGATGTAGATGGAAACACGTATATAGATTATGTTCTCTCGTGGGGCCCACTTATACTGGGTCATTGTAATACTCGCATAGTCAATGCTTTAAAAAATCAGTTGGAAAATGGCACAAGTTTCGGAGCTTGCACTGAAATAGAAGTCAAATTAGCCGAAAAAATAAAAAGCGCTGTTCCATCAGTTGAAGTCATAAGGATGGTAAATTCGGGCACCGAGGCTACAATGAGCGCTATAAGGTTAGCCCGTGGATATACTGGAAGGGATATCATAGTGAAATTTGAGGGGTGCTACCACGGCCATTCAGATGGCCTTCTCATTAAGGCAGGGTCCGGTGCTCTTACATTTGGGACACCTGATTCAAAAGGCGTAACAAATGAAACAGCTAAAAACACGATAATAGCAAAGTACAATGACAGTGATTTGATAGTCGAGATATTTAAAAAATACGGAGAAAATATCGCCGCGGTTATTGTTGAGCCAGTGGCAGGAAACATGGGAACTGTTCCGCCAAAAGAGGGATTTTTGAAGACTTTACGAGAAGTTACAGAATCGTATGGTTCACTTCTCATATTCGATGAGGTTATGACTGGATTTAGAGTATCTTTTTCATGTGCTCAAGGACTATACGGTATTAATCCGGATATAACCACATTCGGAAAAATTATTGGAGGTGGCTTGCCTGTTGGTGCTTATGGTGGAAGAGAGGATATTATGAGGTTGATCTCCCCCGACGGCCCTGTTTATCAAGCAGGTACCTTATCTGGCAATCCACTAGCAATGGTAGCCGGTTACGAAACATTGAATGTATTATCAGAAGACCCTTCTATCTATGATGAACTGGACAAAAAAGCTGACAGACTGTGCAAAGGTTTGAAGAATAGCATGGAACAAAATGGAATAGATGTTAAAATAAATCGCGTCGGTACCATGATGTGCATGTTTTTTAGTGACTGCGATGTCTACGACTTTAAAACAGCCACTAAATCAAACACAGATATGTTTGCAAAATATTTCAATGCTATGTTAAAAAGAGGCATTTATTTGCCACCATCTCAGTATGAAACTTTTTTCCTCTCCACTGCACATACAGATGAAGATATTGACAAAACAATTGAAGCAAGCTTTGAAGCAGCAAAAGAAATTTTGTGGCAATAA
- the thiS gene encoding sulfur carrier protein ThiS — MNIKVNGNDQKIDREYTVKELLDVLNVKMKEYVTVQLNDEILSRDDFDKIIVKDGDTVEFLYYMGGGSR, encoded by the coding sequence ATGAATATCAAAGTAAATGGCAATGATCAAAAAATTGACAGAGAGTATACTGTAAAGGAATTGTTAGATGTATTAAATGTTAAAATGAAAGAATATGTAACGGTTCAGCTTAACGATGAAATATTGTCAAGAGATGATTTTGATAAAATAATTGTAAAAGACGGAGATACAGTTGAATTCCTTTATTACATGGGAGGAGGAAGTAGATGA
- a CDS encoding HesA/MoeB/ThiF family protein, translating to MNFSNEQLERYSRHIILKEVGAKGQQKILNSKVLIVGTGGLGAPAAMYLAAAGVGTIGLVDYDKVDLSNLQRQIIHRTKDIGKDKVISGKETINEMNPDVNVITYHEWISSKNIIDIINDKDYDFIIDGTDNFPAKFLINDACVLIKKPFSHAGIIRFEGQTMTYVPGEGPCYRCVFQDPPPKDAVPTCKQAGVLGVMGGIIGTIQATEALKYILGVGELLTGYLLTFDALKMEFRKIKISKRKSCQVCGVHPSIKELIDYAGLQCDLKEDHK from the coding sequence ATGAATTTTTCTAATGAACAGTTAGAAAGGTATTCACGTCATATTATATTAAAAGAAGTTGGTGCAAAGGGGCAGCAAAAAATATTAAATTCAAAAGTTTTGATAGTAGGGACAGGTGGCCTTGGAGCGCCAGCAGCTATGTACCTTGCGGCAGCAGGTGTTGGAACTATAGGATTAGTAGATTATGATAAGGTGGATTTATCAAACCTTCAAAGACAAATAATTCATAGAACTAAGGACATTGGCAAAGATAAAGTTATATCTGGTAAAGAGACAATCAACGAGATGAATCCTGATGTAAATGTAATAACATATCATGAGTGGATAAGCTCTAAAAACATAATTGACATCATAAATGATAAAGATTACGATTTTATAATTGATGGTACGGATAATTTCCCGGCAAAATTCTTAATAAATGATGCTTGTGTGCTTATAAAGAAACCTTTCTCACATGCCGGAATAATAAGATTTGAAGGTCAAACAATGACATATGTACCTGGTGAAGGACCATGTTATAGATGTGTTTTTCAAGATCCGCCGCCGAAGGATGCCGTTCCTACATGTAAACAGGCAGGAGTGCTTGGAGTCATGGGTGGGATAATTGGTACGATTCAGGCAACAGAAGCATTAAAATATATACTTGGAGTTGGTGAACTTTTAACAGGCTATTTATTGACATTTGATGCGTTAAAAATGGAATTCAGGAAAATAAAAATATCGAAGAGAAAGAGCTGTCAAGTTTGTGGTGTCCATCCTTCAATAAAAGAGTTGATAGATTATGCAGGGCTACAGTGCGATCTTAAGGAGGATCACAAATGA
- a CDS encoding O-acetylhomoserine aminocarboxypropyltransferase/cysteine synthase family protein yields the protein MRFNTMLLHLNYGPDEKTGASLTPIYQSTSFSHSAEELENIFKGSEYGFTYTRINNPTIEAFERRIASLESGIGAVACSSGMAAITLAILNILKTGDEILSSSGIFGGTYELFKDFENFGITVKFAKDNSIDAFKESITNNTKLIYIETIGNPKLDVPDIKSLSVLAHENKIPLIVDNTVTTPYLIRPIEMGADIVIHSTSKFINGHGNSIGGIIVDSGKFNWDFNKYSMLKKFEKYGQFAYLAKLRKGLFRNIGACMSPFNAYLNNLGLETLGIRMERLCQNAYELAVFLKEFDKVLSVNYPGLKESPFHDIAKRQFGDKFGAILTIRVGSKEKAYKMINSLKYATNITNIGDTRTLIIHPSSTIFAESSDEEKKFMGVFDDLIRICVGLEDIEDLKEDFKQAIDRL from the coding sequence ATGAGGTTTAATACAATGCTATTACATCTGAATTATGGACCTGATGAAAAGACTGGAGCCTCATTGACGCCTATATATCAATCTACATCATTTAGCCATTCAGCAGAGGAACTGGAGAATATATTTAAAGGCAGTGAATATGGCTTTACATATACGAGAATAAATAACCCAACTATTGAAGCTTTTGAAAGAAGGATTGCATCACTGGAAAGCGGAATAGGGGCAGTTGCATGCTCCTCAGGAATGGCTGCTATAACTTTAGCCATTTTAAATATCTTGAAGACTGGTGATGAAATACTATCTAGTTCAGGAATATTCGGTGGGACGTATGAACTATTTAAAGATTTTGAAAACTTTGGCATTACTGTAAAATTTGCAAAAGATAATTCGATAGACGCTTTTAAAGAATCTATAACTAATAATACAAAATTGATTTATATCGAAACCATTGGAAATCCTAAATTAGATGTTCCTGATATAAAAAGTCTTTCAGTTCTGGCACACGAAAATAAAATTCCTTTAATTGTGGATAATACTGTAACTACTCCATATTTAATTCGACCGATAGAAATGGGAGCAGACATCGTTATACATTCAACATCAAAATTTATAAATGGACATGGGAATTCTATTGGTGGAATTATAGTCGATTCTGGTAAATTTAATTGGGATTTTAATAAGTATTCAATGTTGAAAAAGTTTGAAAAATATGGGCAATTTGCTTATCTAGCAAAGCTTAGAAAAGGCCTATTTAGAAATATTGGTGCGTGTATGTCTCCATTTAATGCATATCTTAACAATTTGGGTTTAGAAACGCTTGGAATAAGGATGGAGAGGCTATGCCAGAATGCTTATGAATTAGCTGTTTTTTTGAAGGAATTTGATAAAGTACTATCAGTTAACTATCCGGGGCTTAAAGAAAGCCCATTTCATGATATTGCAAAAAGACAGTTTGGTGATAAATTTGGTGCGATATTGACAATTCGTGTAGGTTCTAAAGAAAAAGCTTATAAAATGATTAACTCTTTAAAGTATGCAACAAATATCACAAATATAGGTGATACACGTACGCTTATAATTCATCCATCATCTACGATTTTTGCCGAAAGCAGTGATGAGGAAAAAAAGTTCATGGGAGTATTTGACGATTTAATAAGAATTTGTGTTGGGCTGGAAGATATAGAAGATTTAAAAGAAGATTTTAAGCAGGCTATTGATAGACTATAA
- the cysD gene encoding sulfate adenylyltransferase subunit CysD, with the protein MDRLDMLEAQSIYTLREAYKSFGKLGMLWSIGKDSTVMMWLAKKAFFGHCPFPFIHIDTTYKIPEMIRFRDKIAKEYNLDLIVYTNWDAINNGMGPEKGRLVCCKALKTDALQHVIDKYKFEGLIVGVRRDEEGSRSKERIFSERNKESEWNYTNQPPELWDQFKTDFPKGNHIRVHPILNWTELDIWEYIKRENIPVVDLYFAKNGKRYRSLGCAQCTGQIDSNASTVDEIIEELKHTNINERAGRAQDKEDAYAMQKLRKDGYM; encoded by the coding sequence ATGGATCGTTTAGATATGTTGGAAGCTCAAAGTATATACACATTAAGAGAGGCTTATAAAAGCTTTGGAAAACTCGGTATGTTGTGGTCGATTGGGAAAGATTCTACAGTAATGATGTGGCTTGCTAAAAAAGCTTTTTTTGGACATTGCCCGTTTCCTTTTATTCATATAGATACGACATATAAAATACCCGAAATGATAAGATTTAGAGATAAGATTGCAAAGGAGTATAATCTCGACCTTATCGTCTACACAAACTGGGATGCTATAAATAATGGCATGGGTCCAGAAAAAGGCAGATTAGTTTGTTGTAAGGCACTAAAAACAGATGCATTGCAGCATGTGATAGATAAGTATAAATTTGAAGGATTGATTGTAGGTGTGAGAAGGGATGAAGAAGGTTCAAGATCAAAAGAAAGGATTTTTAGTGAACGAAATAAAGAGTCTGAGTGGAATTACACAAACCAGCCTCCAGAGCTTTGGGATCAGTTTAAGACAGATTTTCCAAAAGGTAACCATATCAGGGTACATCCTATATTAAACTGGACTGAATTAGATATTTGGGAATATATAAAGAGGGAAAATATACCGGTTGTGGATTTGTATTTTGCAAAGAATGGTAAAAGGTATAGAAGTCTTGGATGTGCACAATGTACAGGACAAATAGATTCAAATGCCTCAACAGTTGATGAAATTATAGAGGAATTAAAGCACACAAATATAAATGAACGTGCTGGCAGAGCACAGGACAAAGAAGACGCATATGCTATGCAAAAACTGAGGAAAGATGGTTATATGTAA